TGGAAATCCTAATGAAGTCTCCTGATTGGAAGACACATCTTTCGTGCGCAAGTTCGGATAACTTGAGCCTAAATTTGCAGAAGAGCTAATACTAGTAAGACTTGCTGTTAAGGACATATCCGGTAATCCAGATAAAATTGATCCTGACGTCTGAGCTGACATCCCAAAGCGAGATGGAAAAGTGATTGGCTGACGCAGGTGAGTATACTTATCGGATAATCTCTCACCACCCCAAGCTTCTGGAGGGGTGATGGATGAGTCTTCACTCTTGGAAGATGGAGCAGGAGTTGATTCTAGTAGTGCAAACGACGATTTGGTGTCATCCTGCACCAAGGAATAAAGCAAAATCATCATTCAGAACAATGTGTCATCCTGCACCAAAGGTGCTCATTATAGttcaaaatatgaatatttgcATTATGCATTCATCCAAGAAAGCTAAAGATTTGGATAGGTGAGACCTGTTTAGAACTTGAGCTGGGCTTCCAGTCAAATATTGGATGATCACTGGCCCCATCCTCTGCAAAAGGGAATCTCCTACTGgaagaaggaaacaaaagTGAGGAAGGCTTCTTATCTGCAAGCAAATGGTCCTTCTTTGATCTGTCATGATCATCCCACAGCTTGTCAAGtgtaggtgtgattggatggACATCCACAAGAGGGGAGAACACCTCCATATCATCCTTGAAGTTATAAGTAGATCGAGGAGCATGCAATCTAGACAATGTTCCACCTGGCCATAAATGGCCTCGATGTGGTGTCTCCTCTGCAGTAGATACATGAAGTGTGCTTGAAGTAAATCCACTGCCAGCTGCTGTAACTGAAGATGTCTCCGCAGATAAACTTGAACGGCCTGGATTTCGAGAACTAGATACTCCCATAGATAGAGGAAGGCTTGATGAGGTCACAGAAGGAAGCGGGTCAGGCATAAGTATTGAATCTTCAACAGCATCTCCTAAAAGAGCGGTCTCGACAGTACAATTGCTTTCGTTTACAAGGACAGGTTTTGACCTTTGCCAGCATAGACTTGTAACAGCCTGATGAATACTGTAAGTGATTAGTACAAAGAGAGTTaagaagaattttgatacaaGAAAAAGTTGAAATCTTTGGGCTCAACAGAACCATGTCATTCATGTAGACTGCTAGTTAAAAGCTAACGAACTATTGTGTGTCCCTATGAGAACATCCTTGTGATAAATCCACCTAACCAGGGTTGGTAGAGAGTTCGAATCAGGACATAGAGACAATATATATGCCCCTAACCCTAATGGTAAGGCATCTTGATCCTTAGTGATGACAAACTAACAACAGCATAGTGTTAAATGAAAATGCTAGAAAACAAATTGCCAAAACTTTTAGAGACAACACAAGTTTCTCCAAAATTCGCATGTTTCAGAGATAAAACACTTTAGTTTATTAATCTATTAAGCTGCTGTTCAAGGAACAGTGCCCTGATTATGCAGGGATCTTCTGAGCCTAATGCAAGCAAACAAGAATGTGTTCTGTATGAGGACGCGCCAACACTATGCATCAGAAAGTGATGGGGAGGACCacaaaaaggagagagagagagagagagagagagagagagagagagagagagagagagagagagagagagacctctGAACTACTATAAGCACGAAGAACGGTGAAAGGTTCTGGTTTACCACGGACATCATAGAACACCACACGACCACTGCTTGTTCCAGCTGCCAGTACCCAGCCATCATCTCTAAATGCCAATGAAGAGAAAGGTGCCTCATAGGAAATACAAGATGAATGTCGTCTAGACCCTGAGTCGTAAGTATACAACTTCTTATCAAGCCCAACAGTAGCAATCATCTGTCAAGaggaaaatattttccatATCACAATGCTTAATCTCTCTCCGGACATTCGGACCCTTAGAAAGCTTCACTATTTCatagaaaatgataaaatagcCTTCATCTTAAACGTAGTGGTTCGAGCCGGCAATCAATCAGaatcaagaaataaaaaaaaggaacccCCTCGGCCAAGGAACCGACCCGAAAGGAAACATTATGgactgcaatatgtaaagttaaGGTGTACTTATCAGACCTTGTCATTAGATGGTGAGAAACTGATACCAGCAGTTGGCGCAGAATGCTGCTTCAACCAAGAAACCTGCAtaaaaaaagtttgaaaaggaaagaaatgaagaaaaaccAGTTTAGTTACaaacacaaaatgaaaaactaagAGAAACAAGAATCAGTAGGAAAGAAATACAGGAAGTTTGTCAAAGGGTAAATTTGACAGCTAATGTTATCAAAGAACAAGATCAATGCTTCCTTTGGGTTTGGGAAGAAGGAACAATTGGACAAAATACAGAATGAAAATTCTCTCTACTTCAAATATGACTGTTTCTATCACCAAAAAGAAAGCCGTTTtccatatataaataaactggGAACacacttttaattttcattgacCCAAATGGAAATGTAAACCCAAAAGACCAAGAAAACTCAGTAAAGCATTGATGTtggtacttttttttgtttttgtttttggaataAACATGTAGAGAGATTCATTAACATACTGCAAACCTTTGGGCTACGACCGGTTGTGTCCCACAAATGTGCAGACCCATCATCACCTGCTGTCACCAAAAGGTGTCGGCTAATCCGGGAATAGTCAAGCACTCTTAGTACCTGGTCTTAAAAACCAGCAAATAACCAATTAGCTCAGAAACCAGGGACTCAAAGCCACAAAGACGAGGGTAATAATCAGCGGAAAGATGCAATGAGAAGACAACCTGTCCATTAGGGTCCTTGAGTTCAGCAGTCCTTGCACCAGATGTAAGGTTGTGAAGTATTAAATCCCCATCGACACTAATGGAAGCTAAGTGCTCATCTTTGCAATTGTACATTGCACCCGTAATTGTACTAGAATGACCCCTCAACCATTTAATACAGCGCTTTCTTTGCAAATCCCATATTCTTACAACCTGACCACTTCCACCAGAACATATGTATCTAGAAACCTTGTTACTGAAGCTGAGAGCCAATATAGACTCCTGCATAAATAGTTCAACCAGCAGAACATCAACTACTAAACCAACCCAGTCTTTCAAGTACTATTGTCTCCACTGTCACACCATTTTAACACACCATGTCTATTTGAATTATATAATTGTGATTGAATTACCTCAATGTTGTCTCCACTGTCGGTTCCAGCCATTGGAATGGTGCCCATGCTCTTCCCATTCTTATTCCACAAGGATATCTTCTTATCATCTCCAGCACTAGCCACCACCAAATCTGAAAAATTACCAACCCACATTgattaacaaaacaaatgcaggatttttttatttaaaaaaaacagaacttTATGATTATTTTCACCCAAAACTTTCTCATCTACAAAAACCTTGATAATATTCAATTCTTACAAACACAgataacaaaaatcaaaaccaacactATGAAATCCATAACCCATCATCccattgagagagagagaaagagagaagttaGTGACTGACTGGTGTGGTTCCACTTAAGCGAATTGACATGGGAGCCAGGAGAAGGAGTGTAGCTCAAAACGCAGGGATCGCCGGACTTGACCGAGACATCAAAGAGCTTGACAGTGTCACCTCCACTTGCTGCCAGTAACGCCATCGATGGATCCAAACCTGAATTCATATTcattctccctctttctcCCCCAACTTTCCcgatttggtttttctttccttcttttttctattatcTCTTAATGAGAAGCTATACCTAACTCCACATCCAATTTCCCGGAAAATCCAGTGATTGGATTGTCGGGATTTTGGAGAGTGAGGTCgaagaaattatgaaatggaagagttagtttttatctttatttatttgttcaccttcttatttttttaaaaaaatttgggtttttgaaatgaaaaacccTACTGAAATCGAAAACGAGGGCGAAATTTAAATGAGAAAGAGAGGTAATAAGTGGGCGGGCCATGAGcccataattatttatttatcttttccttttttctttgaaaggaatttttttttcggaGAGGGTATAAAACAAGAGTTTAAAGTATATTTTTTAAGGTTAAAATGCAGCAATGATTCCTCGAACTAAGATCGGACTTTACATTTCATCCCTGATTTAAGGCATTGAGTTTTATGACCAATAAGgcgtaaaaaaaattcaaatttcagcgAACCACAGCAGATGTGAACTTGGCTTTTGCATACAAACGAAACTAGGCAGCTTCATACGGATTATGTAtcctcaacaacaaaaaatacgGATTATGTATTGCAGAATCAAACCCAGATCAAGCATTTCCACCATTTTCACATTTCTACAAGCAACTATTTGCTCATTCAAATTCCTCTTTTTTGGAGAGGATATTGGCAAATTGTTGGCCACAAATTGGCCATATCTGTCTTCTTCAAATTGCTTTTAAGATTGGAAACAGCAGCAATCATAAATGGTTAGCAGCAGGACAGAAACACGAAGCCATGATCCCCATAATAAGAAGCAACATATAGCCACTAATAACAGTTGAGACCATCTCTTAACACCAAAATAAGCTCAACACCAATGAGTAATATTACTAATAATCTGAGAAAACTGAAGACTTCTTTAGGGAGTGAAATGCGGCCATTTCTGTTGGCCTCAATGGAAAGCACAACAATGAGTTGCCAGACCAATATATGTACACAAATGTCGCAGAATAAAGCATTACAGAGAAAGGTGAACGAGGAAACATAAAATTCTTCTGCCTCAAGCGACTCCAGAATATTTGTCCCGACACCCAGCTTCTATAGCCCCTCCCCAGCTTGAAGCACCGTACTCGGGGGATCTACTAGAGATAGAGGAAAGTTCTGAGGCTGGCAACCTTCATTTTCAGCCAAGTTgcccaacaaaaaaagggaaaaaatgtCTGCACGAGGAAAAatagatataaaaataaaagtgaaaaagaagaggaaaatggCCACCAATAGTTGAGTAGCAAATAGCACAATGAGACTAGCATTGCAATTCATGAACACATGATAAAACAAGTCAAATCTACAAAGAATTGCATAACCACAGGGAAGAAAGCACAACACCCGAACTACAGGATCTTTTTACGAGCACATGGTTCATAAATAGTTAAAAAGGCTTTTGGGTATGAGATTGGACTGATTGGCCTTCACTAAGAGGAGGCCAAAAATACATGCAGTTGCCTTGTGTTTATGAGATAACATTGATCCTTTCACAGAATTATGTACTAAAAGACCAGCTTCAATAacttttcctttcccatgCCTCAATTTGCTCGACTCAAAAAGTGCATCTTCAGCAATTCAAGCAACAATACACgtcaaaatacaaaatgtgGATCAGCAAGTAACATAAAAACTACTGAGGTATACTTAATTTCTAAGGTTGAATCAAACAAGTTACAACTTAAAAGTGTGGGACTCCTTATAGTATTCATTTTTCCAAGAAAAGTGGTCCAAAATGCTTGAAAGACAGCtaggaaacaagaaaaacatatcTATAGTTTCTTGAAGACGATATAGGAAATCAATGGAACTTAAAATTACAGAGTAAAATAACAGTCACATATGATAGGTAATAACATTCACATATGCATGCACACTTATTTATACACATGCTGAAGAATAACAGAATTAAAGCAATAACAGAGACAGCAtgatacacacacatatgaaGCTAGCAAGCCAATATGCATAATAAGTAATAACATCCACATATGACTGCACATGCACTTACACAAATGCAAAACAACCCAAAGTAATAGCATAGACAACATGATGCGAGTGCACAAACATACACATAGCTAGTGGACCCATGGACATGATTAATACCAAAGGAACAAACTGCAACAATAATCAGCTGACCTGGTTCAAGACTGGAGCAGTGGTATTGCAATCATCACATTTTTGTTGACATCatgaactttgtttttttctcgGCTGGCTTAAGAATCTGGAAAGAGCACATTAAGTTCTCATCTACACTCATCATTGCACCAGCATTGTCAAACTCACCACAGTAGTTGGGGGCTGAAAAAATTGTAACAAGTTGCCTGTCGGCAAAGAATTCATAACCATCCTCCACAACCtggacaaaagaaaatttgtttcAGTTCCAAAATGTGTAGCAGTGGCTTGAACAGAATGAAAGGGGGAGGAGAAGGAAAGTCAATAACCTGATGGGCACGACAAACAAGGTCCAAATCATGCTTCATTAAGAACTCTGCCACCTTATCGGGGCCAAATGTATATGAGACTCCTCTGTCATTCATTCCCCATCCCTTAACATCTCTACCAGGATCTGACCAGAGCAAATCACAAAGCAAGCCAGTATCAGGAACAGCAGTTGGACGAGGTAAGTTTCTGATCTGATCCAAGTTTGTCAAATCAGGGGAAAGACCACCATGCATGCATAATATTTTGTCATCTATAAGTGCAGCCACAGGAAGGCAGTTAAAGCTGTCGGTGAAGGATTTCCAAAGTCTCACATTAAATCGCCGCTTGCACTCATCATAGAATCCATATATACGATTAATAGAGGCACATTCATGATTCCCTCTTAGCAGAAAGAAGTTCTCtggatatttaattttataggCAAGCAAGAGGCAGATTGTTTCTAAACTCTGTTTGCCACGATCCACATAGTCGCCTAAGAA
Above is a window of Prunus persica cultivar Lovell chromosome G2, Prunus_persica_NCBIv2, whole genome shotgun sequence DNA encoding:
- the LOC18787144 gene encoding protein NEDD1 — protein: MNMNSGLDPSMALLAASGGDTVKLFDVSVKSGDPCVLSYTPSPGSHVNSLKWNHTNLVVASAGDDKKISLWNKNGKSMGTIPMAGTDSGDNIEESILALSFSNKVSRYICSGGSGQVVRIWDLQRKRCIKWLRGHSSTITGAMYNCKDEHLASISVDGDLILHNLTSGARTAELKDPNGQVLRVLDYSRISRHLLVTAGDDGSAHLWDTTGRSPKVSWLKQHSAPTAGISFSPSNDKMIATVGLDKKLYTYDSGSRRHSSCISYEAPFSSLAFRDDGWVLAAGTSSGRVVFYDVRGKPEPFTVLRAYSSSEAVTSLCWQRSKPVLVNESNCTVETALLGDAVEDSILMPDPLPSVTSSSLPLSMGVSSSRNPGRSSLSAETSSVTAAGSGFTSSTLHVSTAEETPHRGHLWPGGTLSRLHAPRSTYNFKDDMEVFSPLVDVHPITPTLDKLWDDHDRSKKDHLLADKKPSSLLFPSSSRRFPFAEDGASDHPIFDWKPSSSSKQDDTKSSFALLESTPAPSSKSEDSSITPPEAWGGERLSDKYTHLRQPITFPSRFGMSAQTSGSILSGLPDMSLTASLTSISSSANLGSSYPNLRTKDVSSNQETSLGFPEHISSSAMPMSPGNKGIMGHLDSPTSLALPRRFSTYAERISTTSSYNDRTSLAVGSPKTKKTGAEGREELLNSLLSKSDSSTATESGILPAMNGGSSHLQNMPQQDPQQGNSFTFQIFQRTLEETLDSFQKSIHEDMRNLHIEILRQFHMQEMETSNVMSAILENQAELMREVKSLRKENQQLRQLL
- the LOC18786800 gene encoding serine/threonine-protein phosphatase PP1 isozyme 4; amino-acid sequence: MASQGQGAIDPAVLDDIIRRLTEVRLARPGKQVQLSESEIKQLCVASREIFLQQPNLLELEAPIKICGDIHGQYSDLLRLFEYGGFPPSANYLFLGDYVDRGKQSLETICLLLAYKIKYPENFFLLRGNHECASINRIYGFYDECKRRFNVRLWKSFTDSFNCLPVAALIDDKILCMHGGLSPDLTNLDQIRNLPRPTAVPDTGLLCDLLWSDPGRDVKGWGMNDRGVSYTFGPDKVAEFLMKHDLDLVCRAHQVVEDGYEFFADRQLVTIFSAPNYCGEFDNAGAMMSVDENLMCSFQILKPAEKKTKFMMSTKM